The following coding sequences are from one Gossypium raimondii isolate GPD5lz chromosome 4, ASM2569854v1, whole genome shotgun sequence window:
- the LOC105779670 gene encoding uncharacterized protein At1g10890 isoform X1: protein MPRDMSRLRSRSPSYRRRQSRSPVRHRYGRRSRRDRSLSPYSSYSNSRRKSRSISPRHYKSRSPSARRHKSRSPIPKRYKRQRSTSSSLSPTHKSPSPNLGSIDCKNACEELKKEEEERKRRQQEAELKLIEEETAKRVEEAILKKVEERLNSDEIKQEIQKRLEEGRRRLNDEVAIQLEKEKEAALLEARQKETHVFLYRGRERIHYFPHIIFNEQARKEKEELEKMLEENRKRVEEAQRREALEQQRREEERYRELEELQRQKEEAMKRKKQQEEEERLNQMKLLGKNKLRPKLSFALGSK from the exons ATGCCTCGAGATATGTCAAGATTGCGATCTCGCTCACCCTCTTATAGGCGTCGACAATCGCGGTCTCCTGTAAGGCATAGGTACGGGAGGAGAAGCCGAAGGGATAGAAGCCTATCGCCATATTCATCTTATTCTAATAGCAG AAGAAAGAGTCGTTCCATTAGTCCACGGCACTACAAAAGCCGTTCTCCCTCTGCAAGACGTCATAAAAGTCGTTCTCCAATTCCAAAGCGTTATAAGAGGCAAAGAAGTACGAGTTCTTCATTGTCTCCTACTCATAAATCACCTAGCCCAAATCTTGGGTCAATAGACTGCAAAAATGCTTGTGAGGAActgaaaaaagaagaggaagagagGAAAAG GCGTCAACAGGAAGCAGAGTTGAAACTCATAGAAGAAGAGACTGCTAAGAGAGTGGAAGAAGCAATTCTAAAAAAGGTTGAAGAGAGATTGAATTCTGACGAAATCAAGCAGGAAATTCAGAAGCGATTAGAGGAGGGACGGAGAAGACTTAATGATGAAGTTGCAATTcaacttgaaaaagaaaaggaagctGCCCTTCTCGAGGCTAGGCAAAAAGAG ACACATGTATTTTTGTACAGGGGGAGAGAAAGAATACATTATTTTCCTCATATAATATTCAAT gAGCAAGCTCGAAAAGAGaaagaggagttggaaaagatGCTCGAAGAGAACCGGAAGAGGGTGGAAGAAGCTCAAAGAAGGGAAGCACTGGAACAGCAGCGAAGGGAGGAGGAACGGTATCGAGAACTAGAGGAGCTTCAAAGACAAAAGGAAGAGGCAATGAAAAGGAAGAAGCAACAGGAGGAGGAAGAACGTTTAAACCAGATGAAATTACTGGGAAAGAACAAACTGCGACCGAAGTTGTCTTTCGCGCTCGGTTCAAAATGA
- the LOC105779670 gene encoding uncharacterized protein At1g10890 isoform X2 yields MPRDMSRLRSRSPSYRRRQSRSPVRHRYGRRSRRDRSLSPYSSYSNSRRKSRSISPRHYKSRSPSARRHKSRSPIPKRYKRQRSTSSSLSPTHKSPSPNLGSIDCKNACEELKKEEEERKRRQQEAELKLIEEETAKRVEEAILKKVEERLNSDEIKQEIQKRLEEGRRRLNDEVAIQLEKEKEAALLEARQKEEQARKEKEELEKMLEENRKRVEEAQRREALEQQRREEERYRELEELQRQKEEAMKRKKQQEEEERLNQMKLLGKNKLRPKLSFALGSK; encoded by the exons ATGCCTCGAGATATGTCAAGATTGCGATCTCGCTCACCCTCTTATAGGCGTCGACAATCGCGGTCTCCTGTAAGGCATAGGTACGGGAGGAGAAGCCGAAGGGATAGAAGCCTATCGCCATATTCATCTTATTCTAATAGCAG AAGAAAGAGTCGTTCCATTAGTCCACGGCACTACAAAAGCCGTTCTCCCTCTGCAAGACGTCATAAAAGTCGTTCTCCAATTCCAAAGCGTTATAAGAGGCAAAGAAGTACGAGTTCTTCATTGTCTCCTACTCATAAATCACCTAGCCCAAATCTTGGGTCAATAGACTGCAAAAATGCTTGTGAGGAActgaaaaaagaagaggaagagagGAAAAG GCGTCAACAGGAAGCAGAGTTGAAACTCATAGAAGAAGAGACTGCTAAGAGAGTGGAAGAAGCAATTCTAAAAAAGGTTGAAGAGAGATTGAATTCTGACGAAATCAAGCAGGAAATTCAGAAGCGATTAGAGGAGGGACGGAGAAGACTTAATGATGAAGTTGCAATTcaacttgaaaaagaaaaggaagctGCCCTTCTCGAGGCTAGGCAAAAAGAG gAGCAAGCTCGAAAAGAGaaagaggagttggaaaagatGCTCGAAGAGAACCGGAAGAGGGTGGAAGAAGCTCAAAGAAGGGAAGCACTGGAACAGCAGCGAAGGGAGGAGGAACGGTATCGAGAACTAGAGGAGCTTCAAAGACAAAAGGAAGAGGCAATGAAAAGGAAGAAGCAACAGGAGGAGGAAGAACGTTTAAACCAGATGAAATTACTGGGAAAGAACAAACTGCGACCGAAGTTGTCTTTCGCGCTCGGTTCAAAATGA